A window from Intestinimonas massiliensis (ex Afouda et al. 2020) encodes these proteins:
- a CDS encoding ABC transporter ATP-binding protein gives MIRFDKVSFTYQESLQNGGLRDVDLTINKGECVLLCGRSGCGKTTLTRLVNGLIPYFYPGEVTGTTYVDGKNIQDYPIYEVSEYVGSVFQNPRSQFFNVDTDSEISFGMENLTYPREKMKERISKTVADLDIAHLTGRSIFELSGGEKQKVAFASIYAMSPSIYLLDEPSSNLDMDAIEDLRRTLELLKKQGKTILIAEHRIYYLRELVDRIAYMENGAISAVFSPSQFLSIPEEQRHSMGLRALDLSKVQPRAFAENSQKPILEVRNLSLFYKKKLVLDDLNLSAAPGEIIGIIGHNGAGKSTFSRTLCGLHTNCTGQILWDGKELNAKSRLKRSYMVMQDVSYQLFADTLEKECVFGIKHPDLDAAKQAMERLGIYEYRTHHPNTLSGGQKQRAAVAVSMVCRKDVLIFDEPTSGLDYDSMIQVAGLFQTLSKMGKVIFVVTHDYEFLAAACTRVIHLDNGKQQEDYPLSPDNLHRLHDFFLRSERRQNLEENGK, from the coding sequence ATGATCCGTTTTGACAAGGTTTCTTTTACCTATCAGGAATCATTACAAAATGGCGGACTGCGCGATGTTGATTTGACAATCAACAAAGGCGAGTGTGTGCTGTTGTGTGGGCGAAGCGGCTGTGGGAAAACCACATTGACCCGTCTTGTGAATGGCCTGATTCCATACTTTTATCCGGGAGAAGTCACCGGAACAACCTATGTTGACGGTAAAAATATACAGGATTATCCCATATATGAAGTGTCCGAGTATGTGGGGTCTGTATTCCAAAATCCACGCTCTCAATTTTTTAATGTAGATACAGACAGTGAAATCTCCTTTGGAATGGAAAATCTGACTTATCCAAGGGAAAAAATGAAAGAACGCATTTCAAAGACAGTTGCGGATTTAGATATAGCACATCTGACGGGGAGAAGCATATTTGAATTGTCTGGCGGTGAAAAACAAAAGGTGGCGTTTGCGTCCATCTATGCTATGTCTCCGAGTATTTACTTGTTAGATGAACCATCGTCCAATCTGGATATGGATGCTATTGAGGATTTGCGGCGTACACTTGAACTCCTAAAGAAACAAGGCAAGACCATTCTAATTGCAGAACATAGGATTTATTATCTGAGGGAATTAGTTGACCGCATTGCGTATATGGAAAACGGGGCTATATCTGCTGTGTTTTCTCCAAGCCAGTTTCTTTCTATTCCTGAAGAACAGCGGCATAGTATGGGACTTCGCGCTTTAGATTTGTCAAAGGTACAGCCAAGGGCCTTTGCTGAAAATTCTCAAAAGCCGATTTTGGAAGTCAGGAACTTATCCTTGTTCTATAAGAAAAAACTGGTTCTGGACGATTTGAATTTGAGTGCGGCACCGGGAGAAATCATAGGAATTATCGGCCATAACGGAGCCGGGAAATCTACATTTTCCAGAACACTATGCGGCCTGCACACAAACTGTACGGGACAAATTCTTTGGGATGGTAAAGAACTGAACGCAAAGAGCCGGTTAAAACGCTCCTATATGGTGATGCAGGACGTAAGCTATCAGTTATTTGCCGATACATTGGAAAAGGAATGTGTATTTGGAATTAAACATCCTGATCTGGATGCAGCAAAACAGGCAATGGAACGGCTGGGTATTTATGAGTACCGTACTCATCATCCCAATACACTTTCCGGGGGGCAGAAGCAGCGTGCAGCCGTGGCGGTCAGTATGGTATGCCGTAAGGATGTTTTAATTTTTGATGAACCAACTAGCGGACTTGATTATGACAGCATGATTCAGGTTGCGGGGTTATTTCAAACGCTTTCCAAAATGGGAAAGGTAATTTTTGTTGTAACCCATGATTACGAATTTTTAGCGGCAGCCTGTACAAGAGTGATTCATTTAGATAACGGAAAACAGCAGGAAGATTACCCACTTTCCCCCGACAATCTGCATCGACTACATGATTTTTTCTTGCGGTCAGAAAGGAGGCAGAACCTTGAGGAGAATGGAAAATGA
- a CDS encoding ABC transporter ATP-binding protein — protein sequence MSDVKALFGLIDKRNKRRLIGAVICCVLSVLCGILPYLGVWGIVTCFLDERTENLFQYVCLIAAAIILKHLLFGTGTKISHKVAYQTLGETRKKLFRKIARLPMGYVKTTASGQVKTIIMDNMEQLETFYAHNIPEIISGLAVPLCMEILLVILDIRVAGIMLIPVVLFILVGILMIIVQMKKMDEFNQAFADVSVKTVEYVNGMKELKIFAADESTYGRLSESIRTYSTVVTEWFQSCLKYVAFNHTDLNSNLVFLFPLAGLMYLSGSVTAASYIMYLFMGLAMLIPLETVSNNFDYIGMNASVAKKIDEILKLDEMADTTSKAELADHTIAFEHVTFSYGEEQPVLKDVSFTVPDGKVTALAGVSGSGKSTAASLICRFWDITEGQICMGGVPLNQIPLSDLMSQISFVTQNTFLFKKSIRDNIMMGNPEATEEEMMQAAKDAVCHDFIMRLPKGYDTVIDKETKLSGGEKQRITLARAILKNAPVVILDEATAYIDADNEDLLQKALAKLSEGKTVLVIAHRLSSIKEADSIVVLEQGKVIDCGTHDELINRCSPYQDMWAAFEQSDQWKMGGVNA from the coding sequence ATGAGTGATGTAAAAGCCCTGTTTGGACTAATTGATAAGAGAAATAAGCGCCGCCTGATTGGTGCGGTGATCTGTTGCGTCCTGTCTGTTTTGTGCGGCATCCTGCCCTATTTAGGCGTTTGGGGTATTGTGACCTGTTTCCTGGATGAACGGACAGAGAACCTTTTTCAATATGTGTGCCTGATTGCCGCAGCAATCATTTTGAAACATCTGCTGTTTGGAACCGGCACAAAAATCTCTCACAAGGTAGCCTACCAGACATTGGGGGAAACCCGTAAAAAGCTGTTCCGTAAAATTGCCCGCTTACCAATGGGCTATGTGAAAACAACGGCATCCGGGCAGGTCAAAACGATCATTATGGACAATATGGAACAGTTGGAGACATTTTACGCCCATAACATTCCAGAGATTATTTCCGGCCTCGCTGTACCGCTGTGTATGGAAATCCTGCTGGTGATATTGGACATCAGGGTAGCCGGTATCATGCTGATTCCGGTCGTTCTGTTTATTCTTGTCGGTATTCTTATGATTATCGTTCAGATGAAAAAAATGGACGAATTTAATCAGGCGTTTGCCGATGTCAGCGTTAAGACGGTGGAATATGTCAACGGTATGAAAGAACTGAAGATATTTGCTGCCGACGAATCCACTTATGGCCGCCTGTCAGAAAGCATCCGCACTTACAGCACCGTTGTAACAGAGTGGTTCCAAAGCTGCTTGAAATATGTTGCTTTCAATCATACCGACTTAAACAGCAACCTTGTGTTCCTGTTTCCGCTTGCCGGTTTGATGTACCTCTCCGGCAGCGTGACAGCGGCCAGCTATATTATGTATCTGTTTATGGGGCTTGCCATGCTGATTCCGTTGGAAACTGTTTCTAATAACTTTGATTATATCGGCATGAACGCCTCTGTTGCAAAAAAGATAGACGAAATTCTGAAGCTGGATGAAATGGCGGATACGACCTCAAAGGCAGAACTTGCCGACCACACGATTGCGTTTGAACACGTTACATTTTCCTATGGGGAAGAACAGCCGGTATTAAAAGATGTCTCATTTACTGTTCCTGACGGAAAAGTAACGGCGCTCGCCGGTGTTTCCGGCAGCGGCAAAAGTACAGCGGCCAGCCTGATCTGCCGGTTTTGGGATATAACCGAGGGACAGATTTGTATGGGCGGCGTACCGCTGAACCAGATTCCGCTATCCGATCTGATGTCCCAGATTTCCTTTGTGACCCAGAATACGTTCCTGTTCAAAAAGAGCATCCGGGATAACATTATGATGGGAAACCCAGAGGCCACGGAGGAAGAAATGATGCAGGCAGCCAAGGATGCCGTATGTCACGACTTTATTATGCGGCTTCCAAAGGGCTATGACACAGTGATAGACAAGGAAACCAAGTTGAGCGGCGGTGAAAAACAGAGAATCACATTGGCAAGGGCGATTCTGAAAAATGCGCCGGTCGTGATTCTTGACGAGGCAACGGCTTACATTGATGCCGACAATGAAGATTTACTGCAAAAGGCGCTAGCTAAATTATCAGAGGGAAAAACCGTACTTGTAATAGCGCACCGTCTTTCCAGTATCAAGGAAGCTGATTCGATTGTGGTTCTGGAACAGGGCAAAGTGATTGACTGCGGCACACATGATGAATTGATAAACCGTTGCTCCCCGTATCAGGATATGTGGGCGGCCTTTGAACAATCCGATCAATGGAAAATGGGAGGTGTAAACGCATGA
- a CDS encoding ABC transporter ATP-binding protein translates to MIAMIRKFLDLAGERKKQLYLAWLFQALTSICEGAIYFMLFLAIKDILGGSFTKEKLMQYSLMFLVYTVLHFVFYYFTIAKQRPVSYAMMRDERLSIAAKIKQFPLYYFTKDKISQLTSLFTTDLSFVEMNIMEIIAGFVSSMIMTVVFALMLLSVDWRMALLLFAGIIPGYILYQQFQKSMVQLGEQKKNTQVAMIDSTLEYVQGMETIKAYRLEQSGKLVEKQVNGYCTASDRYEATLTNWSMGYKICLNLGLFLSLGVGIAMVRSGSLAPATYLFFAIMGIIFYRPLEALMGSFAMMNLANASLDNIAEINNLPTENEKQGTTQFADTQADVRFENVSFSYDGKRDAVSHVSFSAKPGTITALVGPSGSGKSTLLNLIPGFVTPKNGRILLNWKDAATLKHSDLVRHVSVVFQEVYLFQDTMMNNIRMGNQSATDEQVVEAAKKAHCHEFIEKLPQGYQTVISEGGASLSGGERQRVAIARAILKDSPIILLDEALSSLDAENAVAIQKGIEEMIKGKTVFLVSHTLSYIQNSDQILVLSDGILQGCGKHEELLQTVPLYQTMWEKEKSIKNWKLA, encoded by the coding sequence ATGATTGCTATGATAAGGAAATTCTTAGACCTTGCAGGCGAGCGCAAAAAGCAGCTTTATCTTGCGTGGCTGTTTCAGGCGTTGACCTCAATTTGTGAGGGCGCGATATATTTCATGCTGTTCCTTGCGATAAAAGATATTTTGGGCGGCTCGTTTACAAAGGAAAAACTGATGCAGTATAGCCTTATGTTTCTGGTCTATACTGTCCTGCATTTTGTTTTTTATTACTTTACGATTGCAAAACAGCGCCCGGTATCTTATGCCATGATGCGGGATGAACGTCTTTCGATTGCGGCGAAAATCAAACAGTTTCCGCTCTACTACTTTACAAAAGACAAGATCAGCCAGCTTACATCTTTGTTTACAACTGATTTAAGTTTCGTGGAAATGAATATCATGGAGATTATTGCCGGTTTCGTTTCCAGCATGATCATGACGGTTGTATTTGCTCTGATGCTGCTTAGTGTGGACTGGCGTATGGCGCTTCTTCTGTTTGCGGGGATCATCCCCGGCTATATCCTCTACCAGCAGTTTCAAAAGAGCATGGTTCAACTGGGAGAGCAGAAGAAAAATACGCAGGTGGCAATGATTGATTCCACGCTGGAATATGTACAGGGCATGGAAACGATCAAGGCATACCGGCTGGAGCAATCCGGTAAGCTCGTGGAGAAGCAGGTGAACGGATATTGCACGGCTTCTGACCGTTATGAAGCGACGCTGACGAATTGGAGCATGGGTTATAAAATCTGCCTGAATCTGGGCCTGTTTTTGAGTTTGGGTGTTGGCATTGCAATGGTTCGTTCTGGTTCATTAGCCCCGGCAACCTATTTGTTTTTTGCAATCATGGGTATTATTTTTTACCGTCCGCTGGAAGCTCTGATGGGTTCCTTTGCCATGATGAATCTTGCAAACGCATCGTTGGATAATATAGCAGAAATCAACAACCTGCCGACCGAAAATGAAAAACAGGGAACTACACAGTTTGCAGATACACAAGCCGATGTACGGTTTGAAAATGTATCGTTTAGCTATGATGGAAAGCGTGACGCAGTTAGTCATGTAAGTTTTTCAGCTAAACCCGGAACGATCACTGCATTGGTGGGTCCTTCTGGAAGCGGCAAATCCACTCTCCTTAATTTAATTCCGGGATTCGTGACGCCGAAAAACGGGCGGATTCTGTTGAATTGGAAAGATGCGGCAACATTAAAGCATAGTGATCTGGTGCGTCATGTGAGTGTCGTTTTTCAGGAAGTATATCTTTTTCAGGATACCATGATGAATAATATCCGAATGGGAAACCAGAGCGCAACGGACGAGCAGGTGGTAGAGGCGGCAAAAAAGGCTCACTGTCACGAATTTATAGAAAAGCTCCCACAGGGCTATCAAACGGTTATCAGCGAGGGCGGCGCAAGCCTTTCCGGTGGAGAGCGTCAGCGCGTCGCTATTGCGAGGGCAATTTTGAAAGATTCCCCGATCATTCTTTTAGATGAGGCGCTGTCCAGTCTGGATGCCGAAAATGCCGTAGCAATACAGAAGGGCATAGAAGAAATGATTAAGGGCAAGACGGTGTTCCTTGTATCACACACTTTGTCCTATATCCAAAATTCAGATCAGATACTTGTCCTATCTGACGGCATATTGCAAGGCTGTGGGAAACATGAAGAACTGTTGCAGACCGTGCCGCTTTATCAAACTATGTGGGAAAAAGAGAAATCTATTAAAAACTGGAAGCTGGCATAA
- a CDS encoding metal-dependent transcriptional regulator — protein MSSKNKLHASGEDYLETILVLQKKRGMVRSVDVARHMEVSKPSVCHAVAILRDGGFLTMDEDHFLHLTDVGREVAEKIYERHCFFTEQLIAAGVDPRTAEADACRIEHIISDESFSRLKEAAEQEQT, from the coding sequence ATGAGCAGCAAGAACAAACTTCATGCGTCCGGGGAGGACTACCTGGAAACCATCCTTGTTCTCCAAAAGAAACGCGGTATGGTACGCTCCGTAGATGTGGCCCGGCACATGGAGGTGTCAAAGCCCAGCGTGTGCCATGCAGTGGCTATCTTGCGGGACGGCGGCTTTCTCACTATGGACGAAGATCACTTTCTCCATCTGACCGATGTGGGCCGCGAGGTAGCCGAAAAAATCTACGAGCGTCACTGCTTCTTTACCGAGCAGCTTATCGCCGCAGGCGTTGACCCCAGGACTGCGGAGGCTGACGCCTGCCGGATTGAACACATCATCAGCGATGAGAGCTTTTCACGGCTGAAAGAGGCAGCCGAACAGGAACAAACCTAA
- a CDS encoding RNA polymerase sigma factor — protein MEVTINYNGQAVAVEVTLEVYEFLDRADHKTENLFHEQRRHWDGREFDEYIITTEGVGVYGETPEEHLCRMETLHELMAVLDTCTEAQRRRFLLYALDGLSLAEIGVLCGCSKVAVYQSVEAVRKKFINFSENRLNE, from the coding sequence ATGGAAGTTACCATCAATTATAACGGACAAGCTGTGGCCGTGGAGGTTACGCTGGAAGTCTATGAATTTCTTGACCGGGCCGATCATAAAACGGAGAACCTCTTCCATGAACAGCGGCGGCATTGGGATGGCCGGGAGTTTGACGAGTACATCATTACCACCGAGGGTGTAGGGGTCTACGGCGAAACGCCGGAGGAACACCTTTGCCGCATGGAAACGCTGCATGAGCTGATGGCTGTTCTGGACACCTGTACCGAGGCCCAGCGCCGCCGGTTCCTGCTCTATGCGCTTGACGGGCTGAGCCTTGCAGAGATCGGTGTGCTGTGCGGCTGCTCCAAAGTGGCTGTTTATCAAAGTGTGGAGGCGGTCAGAAAAAAATTTATAAATTTCTCTGAGAACAGGCTTAACGAATGA
- a CDS encoding RNA polymerase subunit sigma-24, whose product MKTINLRWMYPHYRHDEFVDVTDKVWAAMYQAQREMENYERRKVYHRAYYSLDAYSWLENYALEHSRSPEDILLEREEKTTRLYLIAALPVALAHATPTQARRVHAYYIAGIKQPEISRIEGVHSSKVSVAIRRGLRNMRRFYDGLFQTE is encoded by the coding sequence ATGAAAACAATCAATCTGCGGTGGATGTATCCCCACTACCGGCATGACGAGTTTGTGGATGTTACAGACAAGGTATGGGCAGCGATGTATCAGGCCCAGCGGGAGATGGAGAATTATGAGCGCCGGAAAGTCTACCACCGCGCCTACTACTCTCTGGACGCATACAGCTGGCTGGAAAATTACGCACTGGAACACAGCAGATCGCCGGAAGATATTTTGCTGGAACGAGAAGAAAAGACCACCCGCCTATACCTGATTGCAGCTCTGCCGGTGGCTCTGGCTCATGCCACTCCGACACAGGCCCGCCGTGTTCACGCCTACTACATTGCCGGTATCAAGCAGCCGGAAATCTCTCGGATAGAGGGTGTCCACAGCAGCAAGGTCAGCGTTGCCATCCGCCGGGGGCTGCGGAATATGCGCCGCTTTTATGATGGCCTTTTTCAAACAGAGTGA
- a CDS encoding RNA polymerase sigma factor, with translation MQTINLKQYYPFCKEDIFVEVSDEIVEAFLLDKRAEAARDRKMFRYKAFYSLDCNDGIENAAIGWAQPSPEDYLIEKEELAEYEELIRRLYEAISSLPPMQARRVHARYMLGMKVKDIAAMEGITPSQAGKSIHAALRRLRRYFARQKWTVNL, from the coding sequence ATGCAGACCATCAATCTCAAACAATATTATCCATTTTGCAAAGAGGACATTTTTGTGGAGGTGTCCGATGAGATCGTCGAAGCGTTTCTTCTGGACAAGAGAGCCGAGGCCGCCAGAGATCGCAAGATGTTCCGGTATAAGGCGTTTTATTCCCTCGATTGTAACGATGGAATCGAAAATGCCGCCATCGGCTGGGCGCAGCCATCGCCGGAGGACTACCTGATAGAAAAAGAAGAATTAGCCGAATACGAAGAATTGATACGGCGATTGTACGAAGCCATTTCCTCCCTGCCGCCTATGCAGGCTCGCCGTGTTCACGCCCGCTATATGCTGGGTATGAAAGTGAAAGATATTGCCGCAATGGAGGGTATCACGCCATCACAGGCGGGAAAATCCATCCATGCCGCACTGCGGAGGCTACGCCGGTACTTTGCTCGACAGAAATGGACGGTCAATCTATGA
- a CDS encoding DUF3847 domain-containing protein, whose product MNEKITARPQKEEREKVLKEIRQLESRKKILENKQRNEERKARTRRLIERGAVLEGIFPLAPDLPGVEVKAFLIALSHLPGAAELAAKLPKSGDKP is encoded by the coding sequence ATGAACGAAAAAATTACAGCCCGCCCCCAAAAAGAAGAACGGGAGAAAGTCCTGAAGGAGATTCGGCAGCTTGAAAGCCGAAAGAAGATTTTGGAGAACAAGCAGCGCAACGAGGAACGCAAGGCCCGCACCCGCCGCCTGATTGAGCGTGGGGCCGTTTTGGAGGGCATTTTCCCTCTGGCCCCCGACCTTCCCGGCGTAGAGGTCAAAGCGTTCCTGATTGCCCTGTCCCATCTTCCGGGGGCGGCAGAACTGGCCGCAAAACTGCCGAAATCCGGGGACAAGCCGTAA
- the mobQ gene encoding MobQ family relaxase, producing the protein MFPIDFCHIPVSIIKRSAGRSAVAAAAYRSGTKLTNEWDGMTHDYTRKGGIVHAEIMLPAHAPPEFADRSILWNSVEQIEKARDSQLAREIEAALPRELSGEQQLALVRAYVKDNFVDKGMCADFAIHDKGTGNPHVHIMLTLRPLKENGQWGAKCRKAYDLDENGQRIPDGKGGWKNHREDTTDWNDKENVEIWRAAWAAYTNRALEAAGQPALVDHRSYKRQGIDKIPSVHLGPAASQMEKRGIRTDKGEVNRQIAADNKLLKEIKARITRLYRWSKAETEKPQTQQSSLTALWEAQQQLDAPRTRTGKIRALQESAALFSFLQANGIQSMQQLHEKIADMNSRYYDLRGKIVKAERRITTLTERGEMWEQYNQYKSIHKQLAKVKPEKWEQFEQRHSRELILYDAAARYLKELKDSGEAITPKAWQLEIDQLAAGKQTDTLAMKSMREDLKAVERLRKTAEQLSRQERDKSHDRGPER; encoded by the coding sequence GTGTTCCCCATAGATTTCTGTCATATCCCCGTCAGTATCATAAAGCGCAGCGCAGGCCGTTCTGCCGTTGCCGCAGCTGCTTACCGCAGCGGAACCAAGCTGACAAATGAATGGGACGGAATGACCCACGACTACACCCGGAAAGGCGGCATTGTCCATGCGGAGATCATGCTGCCTGCCCACGCGCCGCCGGAATTTGCAGACCGATCTATCCTCTGGAACAGCGTGGAGCAAATCGAGAAAGCAAGGGACAGCCAGCTTGCCCGCGAGATTGAAGCAGCCCTGCCCCGTGAACTGTCCGGCGAACAGCAGCTTGCCCTTGTGCGTGCCTATGTGAAGGACAACTTTGTAGACAAAGGAATGTGTGCTGACTTTGCTATCCATGACAAGGGAACCGGCAACCCTCATGTCCATATCATGCTGACGCTCCGGCCTCTGAAAGAAAATGGACAGTGGGGTGCAAAGTGCCGCAAGGCATACGATCTGGACGAGAATGGACAGCGTATCCCGGATGGGAAAGGCGGCTGGAAAAATCACAGAGAGGATACGACCGACTGGAACGATAAAGAAAATGTGGAGATTTGGCGGGCAGCGTGGGCGGCTTATACCAACCGGGCATTGGAGGCTGCCGGTCAGCCCGCCCTGGTAGATCACCGCAGCTACAAGCGGCAGGGCATTGATAAGATTCCCTCTGTCCATCTGGGGCCAGCTGCCAGCCAAATGGAAAAGCGCGGCATCCGCACCGACAAGGGCGAAGTAAACCGGCAGATCGCCGCCGACAATAAGCTGCTGAAAGAAATCAAAGCCCGCATTACCCGTCTTTATCGCTGGTCGAAAGCCGAAACGGAAAAACCACAAACACAGCAAAGCAGCTTGACAGCTTTGTGGGAGGCCCAGCAGCAGTTGGACGCTCCCCGCACCCGCACCGGCAAAATCCGGGCTTTGCAGGAAAGCGCTGCACTATTCAGCTTTTTGCAGGCAAACGGCATCCAGTCTATGCAGCAGCTTCATGAAAAAATCGCTGATATGAACAGCCGTTACTATGACCTGCGCGGAAAGATCGTCAAGGCCGAGCGCCGGATCACTACCCTTACCGAGCGCGGGGAGATGTGGGAACAGTACAACCAGTACAAGTCCATCCACAAGCAGCTTGCCAAAGTAAAGCCGGAAAAATGGGAACAGTTTGAACAGCGCCACAGCCGGGAACTGATTCTGTATGACGCAGCGGCCCGGTATCTGAAAGAACTGAAAGACAGCGGCGAGGCAATCACCCCAAAGGCATGGCAGCTGGAAATTGACCAGCTGGCCGCTGGAAAGCAGACGGACACGCTTGCCATGAAATCCATGAGGGAGGATTTGAAAGCAGTGGAACGGCTCCGCAAAACCGCCGAGCAGCTGTCCCGACAGGAAAGGGACAAGTCTCACGACCGTGGGCCGGAGCGGTAA
- a CDS encoding type II toxin-antitoxin system YafQ family toxin yields the protein MKETKYTVKYTTSFKKDYKRAIKRGLKIELLEQVVALLAMGEPLPDKNRDHDLSGDWAGHRECHILPDWLLVYRIEDDVLVLTLARTGTHSDLFGK from the coding sequence ATGAAAGAAACCAAATATACCGTCAAGTACACGACCAGTTTCAAAAAGGACTACAAACGAGCCATAAAGCGTGGCTTGAAGATTGAGCTGTTGGAGCAGGTCGTAGCATTGCTGGCGATGGGCGAACCGCTGCCAGATAAGAACCGTGACCATGACCTGTCCGGCGATTGGGCAGGCCATCGGGAATGTCACATTCTCCCGGACTGGCTGCTTGTCTACCGCATAGAAGATGATGTTCTGGTGCTGACGCTGGCCCGCACCGGCACACACAGCGACTTGTTCGGCAAATAA
- a CDS encoding type II toxin-antitoxin system RelB/DinJ family antitoxin, with translation MAGNTTNISIRMDADLKAQADALFTELGMNLTTAFNIFVRQSLREGGIPFEVRLEQPNKETVAAMLEAERIAKDPSVKGYNDLDELFADLKR, from the coding sequence ATGGCTGGAAATACCACAAACATCAGTATCCGCATGGACGCAGATTTGAAAGCGCAGGCGGACGCACTGTTTACTGAACTTGGCATGAACCTGACTACGGCGTTTAACATCTTTGTGCGCCAGTCGCTTCGTGAAGGCGGCATTCCCTTTGAAGTAAGGCTGGAACAGCCGAACAAAGAAACGGTTGCTGCCATGCTGGAAGCGGAAAGGATTGCAAAAGACCCGTCTGTAAAGGGCTATAATGACCTTGACGAGTTGTTTGCTGACCTGAAAAGATGA
- a CDS encoding cysteine-rich VLP domain-containing protein, whose amino-acid sequence MKNNKTEPIPVMDYRQYRRARRLVHECCNYIDGNCIALDDGEECVCVQSISYSLLCRWFRAAVLPQDKELETALFHRLNAKKCSVCKALFTPGSNRAKYCPECAARMKRINAAKRKRKQREKCHALGDEKPL is encoded by the coding sequence ATGAAGAACAACAAGACTGAACCTATCCCTGTCATGGATTACCGCCAGTATCGCAGAGCGCGGAGGCTGGTGCATGAGTGCTGTAACTACATCGACGGAAACTGTATCGCCCTGGACGATGGGGAGGAATGTGTCTGTGTCCAGTCTATTTCCTACTCCCTGTTGTGCAGGTGGTTTCGGGCGGCGGTATTGCCGCAGGATAAGGAACTGGAAACGGCGCTGTTCCACCGGCTGAATGCTAAGAAATGCTCCGTATGTAAGGCACTGTTTACCCCCGGTTCCAACCGAGCCAAATACTGCCCGGAATGTGCCGCACGCATGAAGCGGATCAACGCCGCAAAGCGCAAGCGGAAACAACGGGAGAAATGTCACGCTTTAGGGGATGAAAAACCCTTGTAA
- a CDS encoding phage replisome organizer N-terminal domain-containing protein: MSDNRKYYYLKLKENYFDDDSIVLLESMQDGVLYSNILLKLYLKSLKHGGRLQLDEDIPYTAQMIATITRQQIGTVERALQIFLKLGLVEVLDSGTFYMSNIELLIGQSSTEAERKRAARLQNKALSAPRTNGGHLSDIRPPEIEIELEKEIEIKREIEKGHSARAYGRYQNVFLTDEEMADLQASFPTVWGQYIEKLSEYMASTGKRYQSHAATIRRWAGEDAKKAAPPSRNRDYSVKEDETV, translated from the coding sequence ATGTCAGACAATCGAAAATATTATTACCTGAAACTCAAAGAAAACTATTTTGACGATGATTCCATCGTGCTGCTGGAAAGTATGCAGGATGGTGTGCTGTATTCCAACATTCTGCTCAAGCTGTATCTGAAATCGCTGAAACATGGTGGACGGCTTCAACTTGACGAGGACATTCCTTACACGGCGCAGATGATCGCCACCATTACCCGCCAGCAGATCGGCACTGTTGAGAGAGCTTTGCAGATCTTTTTGAAGCTGGGTCTTGTGGAGGTGCTGGACAGCGGCACATTCTACATGAGCAACATCGAACTTTTAATCGGCCAGTCCTCTACCGAGGCTGAGCGAAAGCGGGCTGCGAGGCTCCAAAATAAGGCTCTTTCTGCGCCCCGGACAAACGGCGGACATTTGTCCGACATTCGTCCACCAGAGATAGAGATAGAGTTAGAGAAAGAGATAGAGATAAAGAGAGAGATAGAGAAGGGACACTCCGCCCGCGCCTATGGCCGTTACCAAAATGTTTTCCTGACGGACGAGGAAATGGCAGACTTGCAGGCCAGCTTTCCCACCGTATGGGGTCAGTACATCGAAAAACTGTCCGAGTACATGGCTTCTACCGGCAAGCGTTATCAGAGCCATGCAGCGACCATCCGGCGCTGGGCCGGTGAGGACGCGAAGAAAGCAGCCCCGCCCTCTCGCAACCGGGATTACAGCGTAAAGGAGGATGAAACCGTATGA